The Trichomycterus rosablanca isolate fTriRos1 chromosome 6, fTriRos1.hap1, whole genome shotgun sequence DNA segment catgtgaatgtgaaaagtaaaataaactCCATTAAACTAGtcgtttacatttttattattattattttattttcttaatgaTTTAACACAATGCACTATACactcatgctaataaagcttgtTGATTGTTAGAAGGGTCTGAGTTGCTGCTGTTCACAGATCAGTTCCACTGGAGGTCTGGTTTATGAGTAACAGTTCTCCCAGCGGTCGAGGATTAAAGGTGCCGTTGAGGTAGACGATCTTTCCTCGAAGTACGGTGGCCTTTATCTCTCCACACAGAGTCATCCCGAGATACGGAGTCAGCTAAAATCACACAGAGAGTTCATACATTCAGATTTACACAGTCTGATCACGTCAGACTCTGTGTAGGTGAATCGaatgaagtaataataataatcttactTTATTTTTGTGCTCAATGTTTTCTTCCGTTATCTGGAATAAGAAAGAAAtatgatattaaaaataaatccagAGGCTCAAGAATTTTCATTAACAGAAGTTTTAGACTTTTTCCAGTTTTGCTCCCCTGTCATATTCTGCCTAATGGTGTGCTGCACTTTTTCAATTGGAGGCAAGgctagactgcaggcaggccagtctagcacctgcaatCTCCTAATATGAAGCTACGATTAGAGTTGCCAGAttgcaacagtggtttccagccaaAAACCTTTTCAAAGGAAAAACCGTCCAAAagaacacaggataagcagatgatattcaacattttaaaaatattaaaccaccatgacctacaaattaatatcctaaaatgtacagatcagtcaTTCTAAATgataaaggacaaattatttttgcttgcatgtctctgaagtagcctaccaagtttttaaaatgcattatttattatagatcacaACCCTTTGCAAGGAAATAAGAACAAACTTGTATTCCCTTCATATTCAGCTCAGCATCACGTCATTCCAGTTTCCAACTGGAGAACTTTGTAAAAACCGTTAGTCTAGAAACgagtccaaaaaaaaaacctagccTATGCTGTTGCcgtctaacatatgaatcactgtattgatgggcgtggcaacgGTGTCttttggactggaaagaataacctgtcaatcaaacttttgacagcgggttggatgtggtgggagaacgtaggcctatttatattccagctGCTTTAGAAAGCttagttgtttatttatattttaagccgccaaaattattacaaaccagcccaaattttgtccacccgCCAAAGCGTGTTTTTCCatgccaatttccaacaaaatctgcCCAATCTGGCCGCTCAGGCGGCGCAggggtaaaaacacgcgctgcagccggagctggatctcgagtacctcgtatcgaatccagctctgcctcaccgaccggggctgagcggctatatggacaacgattggcctgttgttcagatgggcgggactaaggtcggaagtgggtctctctctgtcagaatggtgcagttacgacctcttctggctgattagaggcgcctacacagagatgcgtaagaagtgctcttagggtgtgtctctccgcacgcaacgctaggtggcgccacactcgtcaatgtgtgggtggcaagatgcatgcggcttgctgctcatatgtcggaggggatatgggtcagcttcaatctcctcggtcagggcagggatcggcagaggcagagaggatgcgtgatgcaaattgggcaattggacgcgcaaaaaggggagaaaaaggggagaaaatgcattaaaaaaaaaaaaccggctttgtacagtagacccttgacttacgaatttaattggttctgaagggctgttcttaggtcaaaatgttcgttTCCATTAaataatcatgtaaatagaattaatcagtaccagacctcccaacccccccttacctaactaAGAGTaacagtaatataatataatataacagtaacagtaatgttACTAACAgtaatagacattcctgtaataaacaataataaacaacaatacacagtagtactgtacataaacacacatcacatttcagtacagtacgtgtgctgcaccatacaccataatacatttacttcttttatataaaatgtatctaccagaaacaacaataactctcatatttctctattatttccttctttatttcagtagtgttgcattttgtaggtgtaatttcaccttctctctcactcactgtcccctctgtctgatacacagtgacacctactggcaggatgaattatacaacaacaaaaaactgtgctctctctgcaccttctctggggacattttaatatagaattttacaaaatataaagaaaacatccagagacggtgcgaggcttcatgttttccaaactcagttccCTGAGTCGTgtgtttagctgctttacacttccacACTTTGGACGTTTTgcctaagcgattgctaactgaattgccgtaggatttcatacagcagtattttaaatCGTTAGTCAGGAAACCAAATTTGGACATTTTTGGAAAGACAACAACAAGCGGCAAGAAGGTCCGatgtgggttcgattcctaggtggggcgatcagggtcctgtctgtgtggagttggcatgttctcccagtgtttgtgtgggtttcctccaggagctccggtttcctcccacagtacaaagacgtgcagtcaggttaactggaaatACTTGGaattgtactgtgtgtgtgtgtgtgtgtgtttgtttcctgcctttcgcccaatgaatcagacccaccgtgaccctgaccaggataacccCCTCCCACTCTGTCCTGATTAAATACCAAATTAAAGCAGCTGATTGATATTAAATACTAAATCAAGTTGAATTCACCGTAAATTCCTTCTCCGGATCCCAGATGACCAAGTCGGCGTCGTGACCCGGTACCAGTTTTCCCTTCCGGTTGTCAAGGCGACAGAGGCGTGCCGGTTCATCACACATGAGTTTTACTACATCAGGAAATGAAAAACCTCTCCGACGTGCTGACGTCCAGAACAGAGGCAGACCTGCGAAATGAGGATTATAAATCACACCGACAGGAAAACAGCACCGGCGCGTTATTACCAGCACGTTACTGGATACACAAACACCACCAGTCACTATTTAATATCAATTCTTACACTCAGGTAATAACCACAGAGGAAACGTCGAGGGTTAATTATTATTTCTGAGACATAACCACGTTTACTCTGATCCGTGTGGACCGTGTGTTCAGTGTAGTGACTCTGACCTGCTCAGTAAACATCAGATGCTTCAGCTGTTAATGATTACTCAGTGATTACTGACCCGGTAAACAGACCCGGTTAGAACATAAAGTCTGCAGGACCTTGACCCACCAACGTACCAAACTGCAGGGACGAGATCCCGCCCCAGGCCTGACTGAAGTCCCCTCGGTCCATCAGCTTTAGATCAGGGGTACAGGGGGAATGATCGGACACGACCATGTCTATATCACCGGCTCTGAGCGCACACCACAACTGCTCCTGTTAGGGAGGCAAAAATACTATTGATACTACTagttataaagaaagaaaaataaataataataataaaaataaaataataatattaataataataattaatgtatattaaaatgattataatattatattaaattaaaacaataataaaatgtataataaaataataactatcTAACTTTGataataatcatttaataattataataatattataataaaataattatcatcataataataacttctattttaataaaataataataataaaatgtatattaaaataataatagtaatgataatgatgatgataataataataataataataaataataatatctactattttaataacataataataataataataataataataatgataatgataataataatgataataataataataataataataatgataatgataataataataataataataataataataataataataatgataatgataataataatgataataataataataataataataatgataataaagataataatcataataataataataatgataataataataattataataataataaagatgataataataataaagataataataataataataaagataataataataataataatgataataataataataataattaataataataataataataataataataataattaataataataataatgataatgataatgataatgataataataaaaataataataataataataataataataattattattattattattatacttgtaGGAATTAAACTTTGTGCTATTTGTAAACAGTTTCAGGTCTTAAAATAATCTGTACAAATAATTGCATATTTAAAAGTTCATGGAACATTGGTCTCCCTGCACCTTCTACTCAAAGGTTTGTCCAATGGTACAGGTCCACCTAAAGTGTAGAGCAGCAGGGGGCGGGGATTACAGTACCATGCCTCTCTGTGCCTCCTGCTTCTCTACATGTTACATAAAAACAGGTCTGGGGCTCCTGATCCTGTGTTTTTCTGAGCATATTTGAACTCacaagcttgagatctcagcccTGGTCCAGGAAGGACCTGGAATTTGGCCGGAGTGTGTGATGTAGAGTATGTCTGATCTAACCTGGTTGGCTGAGTCTCGGATAGGTGGGCAGCACTTGAACTGGGTGGCTCCTGATGGGACGCTCTCTGAGTTCAGGGTGAGATAATGGTGGGTCGTCTCCACCGTTAAAAGAGCTCCAGACTGACGGGCTGATCTGATCACGTCCAGAGCCTGAGCTGAGGAGAGGTGCACGATGTGGCATCGAACTCTGGCATCGGGATAAGAATTTTAAGAAGTTTAAATCCAGTTCAATATCTATTTCTCATAATGTATCAAATTATATACACAGaacctatatacagtatatacagtatatatcataaCGGCAGTGTTAGCTGAACGTGCCTGTACTGTAGGCAGAGCTGTGCGACGGTTCGAATGGCCTCCAGCTCCATCACATCAGGTCTGGACCTCAGAAAAGTCGAGTACTCTCTCAGATCTACACaaacatatatttacatttatcacAAGTGACTTATAACTGTGACTGAAAACAAtccaagcaatcgagggttaaatgctttgttcaagggcccaagagtggcggTACTTGAACAAGCAACATTCTGAATACTAGTCATGTACCTTATCCGCTACGTCTGCCCTGTATGTAAACATTATTCTTCATTATTTTTGGTCATTTTAAATGATATCTTGTGTATTACTGTTATATCTAGGCGTCAATTATATTGTCAGTTATATATGTCTGATCAGGTGGCCGAGGCCCTGGGATGGTCGTGTCTTGTCCTCGGTGTGTTGCTGCAATGCGCCCAGTAATTCCagggacccaccatgaccctgaccaggataataagctttattaaataaaacaattcggACTCaggggtaaaacacgctagcacaccagagctgacatctcgaacttgcACAAACTTGACTGGTCAGTAAGAGGGAGGATCATAATGGTTCCTCATaaatgctgcagttacgacctctgctggccgattgagGTGCTGCTCAAAGACGGGGGATAACTGAGATCAGTGCGAGATaaggatctccatatgaatccGTCTGGTGCAGGTGGAAAAAAGGCGgtcataaaataatacaatttactCACCCCCGTTCTTATTCACTGGTTGATTGACCTCCTTTTCTGcatgaaactaaataaattagAAAACGACAAGTTACTTaacccagaaaaaaaaaaaaacattcggTGTAGGAACATCGTTTATGATTTAAAGTGGTGTTTTATGAGCCTCTCCAGAAAATCTCTTATAAATGTGTGGGAGTGggagtgtatatttatattgttgttttttagatGGAGCGtcccattaaaaaaaacccccaaacgttattaaaacagagcgaccgctttgtgatcttttcagctcagaagcttctcacaagacttggaagtacgtctgtgtgtgggaatttgtgcccagttaAAACATGACATCATTTGTAtgtgtacggctgggcgctCATTGATCGGTTggtgttctggttcatcccagagctgttgagtggggctgaggtcaggactcttcttCTTTATGTCTCCATAAAGCTTGATcatgcaggaacaggaaagggccttccctaaactgttgctgcaaagttttataaactgtttattaaataatcatCATGACTGTTTAATGAGAGCAGAGATCGTTCGAATGGGAACAATCAGAATTGGCCTTCCTGACGCAGCCCTCCTGTTTCTATCCGGgcctgggaccagcactgagagcacactgatgAGTGCACCTCCCGATGGCTGGGCTGTTTCGACCACCCCTCTCATACATTAACCGATTATTTAGTCGATAGCAtccctgagattcgaactctgaaCCCCTGAATGCACATACCAGTAAAACACTCCCTGTGCCCTGGAGTCGTCTCATGGCAGCGTGCAGGTCAGCGTCGCTCACGTGAGGGAACTCGTCCACGCCGCTGTGAATTAGGAAACATTTGAACCCGGCCACGCCCGCCTTCACCATGGGCTTCAGCTCCAGCTAAACCAGAGACACACAGAGGatgataatgattattattattattattattattattattattattattattattattattattattattattattattattattattattattattattattattattattattattattattattattattattattattattattattattattattattattaattattactggtACCTGGTTGCCAGGGACGACTCCTCCCCAAAATGCTGTATCCACGAAGCACTGGCCAGTAGCAGCTTTCAGCTTCTCTTGAAAGTGGGCGAGGCTGGTGGTGGGCGGGATGCTGTTCctgtagatgatgaaacagAACTAAAGCTGTGTGTTCTCTGGAGGTCATTTAGGAGTGAGCAGTATtcagtgtgtatttatgtgtgtgtgtgtgatcttacAGGGGCATGTCTACGATAGTGGTGACCCCTCCTGCAGCCGCCGCCCGCGTTGCAGTCCAGTACCCCTCCCAGCTGGTGCGACCAGGTTCGTTAACATGAACATGGCAGTCTACTATACCCGGCATCACCAAACTGTCCCCGACATCCAACacctacaaccccaattccaatgaagttgggacgttgtgtaaaacataaataaaaacagaatacgatgatttgcaaatccttttcaacccatattcaattgaatccACTACAaacacaagatatttaatgttcaaacggataaactttattgtgttttgcaaatattcactcattttgaatttgatgcctgcaacacgttccaaagaagttgggacaggggcatgtttaccactgtgttacatcacttttcctTATAACAACACTCAgtaagcgtttgggaactgaggacactaattgttgaagctttgtaggtggaattctttcccattcttgcttgatgtacaacttcagttgctcaacagtccggggtctccgtcgtcgtattttgcgcttcataacgcgccacacattttcaatgggagacaggtctggactgcaggcaggccagtctagtacccgcactcttttactatgatgccacgctgttgtaacacgtgcagaaggtggcttggcatcgtcttgctgaaataagcagggacgtccctgaaaaagacgtttcttggatggcagcatatgttgctccaaaacctgtatgtacctttcagcattaatggtgccttcacagatgtgcaagttacccctgccatgggcactaacccccccccccccccccccaataccatcagagatgctggcttttgaacttagcgctgataacaatccggacagtccttttcctctttggcccggaggacacgacgtccatgatttccaaaaacaatttgaaacgtggactcgtcagaccacaggacacttttccacttcgcgtcggtccatctcagatgagctcgggcccagagaagccggcggtgtttctgggtgttgttgatatatggctttggctttgcatggtagagttttaacctgcacttgtagatggagcgatgaactgtgttcactgacgatggttttctgaagtgttcctgagcccatgtggtaatatccgttactgaatgatgtgggtttttaatgcagtgccgcctgaggggtcgaaggtcacgggcattcagtGTTGGTTTTGggccttgccgcttacttgcacagatttctccagattctctgaatcttttgatgatattatggactgtagatgatgaaatccctaaattccttgcaattgcattttgagaaacgttgtttttaaactgttggactatttgctcacgcagttgttcacaaagtggtgaaccttgcttgtgaacgactgagcctttcggggacgctccctttatacccaatcatgacactcacatgtttccaattaacctgttcacctgtgaaatgttccaaacaggtgttttttgagcattcctcaactttcccagtcttttgttgcccctgtcccaacttctttgaaacgtgttgcaggcaaattcaaaatgagtgaatatttgcaaaacacaataaagtttatccgtttgaacattaaatatcttgtctttgtagtggattcaattgaatatgggttgaaaaggatttgcaaatcatcgtattgtgtttttatttatgttttacacaacatcccaacttcattggaattggggttgtagaatcACAGCACAGAGAATCAAAACACAAAGAATTGCAGCACAGAGAATCACAGCACAGAGAATCACAGCACAAAGAATCACAGAGAATCACAGCACAGAGAATCACAGCACAGAGAATCACAGTACAGAGAATCACAACACAGAGAATCACGACACAGAATTACAGTACAGAGAATCACAGTACAGAGAATCACGACAGAGAATCACGACACAGAATCACAGTACAGGGAATCATGACACAGAGAATCACAGAGAATCACAACGCAGAGAATCACAACACAGAGAATCACGACACAGAGAATCACGACACAGAATCACAACACAGAGAATCACAACACAGAGAATCACATAGAATCATGGCACAGAGAATCACAGCACAGAGAATCATGGCACAGAGAATCACAGCACAGAGAATCACAGAGAATCTTGGCACAGAGAATCTCGACGCAGAGAATCATGGCACAGAGAATCACGGCACAGAGAATCACGACACAGAGAATCACGACACAGAGAATCACGACACAGAGAATCATGGCACAGAGAATCACAGCACAGAGAATCACAGAGAATCATGGCACAGAGAATCACGATGCAGAATCACAGTACAGAGAATCACGGCACAGAGAATCACGGCACAGAGAATCACGACACAGAGAATCACAGAATCATGGCACAGAGAATCACAGAGAATCACGACAGGTTTTTACATTCATGGCCaaatatttacatacacacatagtCTTAGAAGCTttttcagggttaagggccttgctcaggggcctaacagtggcaatttggcagtggtggggcttgaactggtaaTCTTCTGATAATCTGCTGtgtcaaaaatataaatacagcacACCTAACTCCCTTTTTTTACCTCGACCAGCAGCTTTTATATCTACAGTGGTAAAGAGAACTGAATGTTGGTGGTTTTCTACTACGAAAGTAACTTTTTAGTCCAGTATTAGTTTAGTACATACTAatgcatttccaaaaaagttgggacgtctcgtaaaacacaataaaaagaacaatGTGACAAATTTAGTTGGTTTTCTAGTACAGACTTGACTTTTTTTCACAGATCGACTTCGTTGTAGGTTGTCAATAGAATTCAGAATTTGATTTcagcaacacactccaaaaaagttgggacggtaactAAATACGAGCGAAACACCATTTTTAAACAGTCCACACAGACTCCTGCAGTATCCTGCGTTCTCCACCAGGTGTCTCATCTCACAACTCCCACACACTCACCTCCTCAGCTTCATGTGGGGTCTCTCCGGGGTCGGACAGGATGTCGTGGATCTTCCCTTCCTTTATGGTGACGAGTGCAGGTCGAATCTCACGACCCACCAAAACCCTGCGGCTCCTCACAGCGCTCACGGAGGAACCTGCGTCCATCCCGCCGTCTCTGTCCGTACAGACCACGCGAGGTGCTCCGGTGTTTGTCCTGCACTGTAAGTGACCGGTTCAGTGACCCGCGGCCTGCGAGTGAAGTGCTAGAGTCCATTTAAAGTTTATCTACCTGCTTATCTCACACAAACATGGGGAACTGAGAGGGGAACCGAGAGGGGAAACGAGAGGGGAATCGAGAGGGGAATCGAGAGGGGAATCGAGAGGGGAACTGAGAGGGGAACTGAGAGAGGAACTGAGAGGGGAACCGAGAGAAGAACTAAGAAGGCACCCGAGAAGGGAACCGAGAGAGGAACCGAGAGGGGAACCGAGAGAGGAACTAAGAAGGCATCCGAGAAGGGAACTGAGAGGGGAACCGAGAGGGGAACCGAGAGAGGAATCGAGAGGGGAATCGAGAGGGGAACTGAGAGGGGAACCGAGAGAAGAACTAAGAAGGCACCCGAGAAGGGAACCGAGAGAGGAACCGAGAGAGGAACCGAGAGGGGAACCGAGAGAGGAAC contains these protein-coding regions:
- the zgc:103559 gene encoding allantoinase, mitochondrial, translating into MDAGSSVSAVRSRRVLVGREIRPALVTIKEGKIHDILSDPGETPHEAEEVLDVGDSLVMPGIVDCHVHVNEPGRTSWEGYWTATRAAAAGGVTTIVDMPLNSIPPTTSLAHFQEKLKAATGQCFVDTAFWGGVVPGNQLELKPMVKAGVAGFKCFLIHSGVDEFPHVSDADLHAAMRRLQGTGSVLLFHAEKEVNQPVNKNGDLREYSTFLRSRPDVMELEAIRTVAQLCLQYRVRCHIVHLSSAQALDVIRSARQSGALLTVETTHHYLTLNSESVPSGATQFKCCPPIRDSANQEQLWCALRAGDIDMVVSDHSPCTPDLKLMDRGDFSQAWGGISSLQFGLPLFWTSARRRGFSFPDVVKLMCDEPARLCRLDNRKGKLVPGHDADLVIWDPEKEFTITEENIEHKNKLTPYLGMTLCGEIKATVLRGKIVYLNGTFNPRPLGELLLINQTSSGTDL